A window of the Egibacter rhizosphaerae genome harbors these coding sequences:
- a CDS encoding LCP family protein, producing the protein MSTFGGQTPDVPGSRTARRRARERQRRVRRRVMVGVLVLAAAAAVAGAVVVYDLDEFVFDQLGGALDPDGAPADAVVEDAEGEGLDEQRTLLLATAPGEDEDATTLTLLATRGPDQEAAVLFLPVNALARVPGFQLESLGSTYRYGGLDLLVVTVENLLQTEIDAAAVASEEAFADFLDRAAPVEISLDQRLIASDPDGAREVVFEEGEQELDGADLGALWAFVEDDELDAFGRRQQVLEGVLASAASDATVRDRLVGDGAPQLQTDAEAEWMRGTLRDLVVARAEEELRWSLLPVERVGDGEDGSAFRVDDDETAETVANLLDARDPADGESVRLQVLNGVGTAGVGAEVERRIEDPRFRITLTGNAASFDIQETQILVYDEEDDTRDAAETLRDDLGVGTIRVSRQPQSVIDLTVVVGADFEEAGNGNADEGE; encoded by the coding sequence ATGAGCACCTTCGGAGGCCAGACACCCGATGTGCCCGGCTCCCGGACCGCTCGCCGCCGCGCGCGGGAGCGGCAGCGCCGGGTCCGGCGCCGGGTCATGGTCGGGGTCCTCGTGCTCGCCGCGGCCGCGGCCGTGGCCGGTGCCGTGGTCGTCTACGACCTCGACGAGTTCGTGTTCGACCAGCTCGGGGGCGCGCTCGACCCCGACGGGGCCCCGGCGGACGCCGTTGTCGAGGATGCCGAGGGCGAGGGGCTCGACGAGCAGCGCACCCTGTTGCTCGCCACCGCGCCCGGAGAGGACGAGGACGCGACCACCCTCACCCTGCTGGCCACGCGCGGCCCGGACCAGGAGGCGGCCGTGCTGTTCCTGCCGGTCAACGCTCTGGCTCGCGTGCCCGGCTTCCAGCTCGAGTCGCTCGGGAGCACCTACCGCTACGGCGGGCTCGACCTCCTGGTCGTCACCGTCGAGAACCTGCTGCAGACCGAGATCGACGCGGCCGCGGTCGCGAGCGAGGAGGCGTTCGCGGACTTCCTGGACCGCGCCGCCCCCGTGGAGATCAGCCTGGACCAGCGGCTGATCGCGAGCGATCCGGACGGGGCTCGAGAGGTCGTCTTCGAGGAGGGCGAGCAGGAACTCGATGGTGCGGACCTGGGGGCCCTGTGGGCCTTCGTCGAGGATGACGAGCTCGACGCGTTCGGGCGTCGCCAACAGGTACTCGAGGGCGTGCTCGCCTCCGCCGCCTCCGACGCGACCGTGCGGGACCGCCTCGTCGGGGACGGGGCCCCGCAGCTGCAGACCGACGCCGAGGCCGAATGGATGCGGGGAACGCTCCGCGACCTGGTCGTGGCCCGCGCCGAGGAGGAGCTCCGGTGGTCGTTGCTGCCCGTCGAGCGCGTCGGGGATGGGGAGGACGGGTCCGCCTTCCGGGTCGACGATGACGAGACCGCCGAGACCGTGGCGAACCTGCTCGACGCGCGCGACCCTGCGGACGGTGAGTCGGTGCGCCTGCAGGTGCTCAACGGGGTCGGCACCGCGGGGGTGGGCGCCGAGGTCGAGCGCCGTATCGAGGATCCCCGCTTCCGGATCACGTTGACCGGGAACGCGGCCTCGTTCGACATCCAGGAGACCCAGATCCTCGTGTACGACGAGGAGGATGACACCCGGGACGCGGCGGAGACTCTGCGCGACGACCTCGGGGTCGGTACGATCCGGGTCAGCCGGCAGCCCCAGTCCGTGATCGACCTCACCGTCGTGGTGGGTGC
- the nadD gene encoding nicotinate-nucleotide adenylyltransferase: MGRPKRLGIMGGTFDPIHLGHLVTAEQARADLGLDEVVFLPAGQPWQKDDDATSAEHRYLMTVLATAGNPSFSVSRLEVDRDGPTYTVQTLRELRAALPETVLYFVTGADAILNILTWKDADECLELAVFVAATRPGYDLAKLEAQGVREQVQVLDVPALAISSTDVRSRFQRGRAVRYLIPREVEEFVRKHGLYGTPGNGLELGGVV; the protein is encoded by the coding sequence ATGGGGCGTCCCAAGCGGCTCGGGATCATGGGCGGCACCTTCGATCCCATCCATCTCGGCCACCTCGTGACGGCGGAGCAGGCGCGCGCCGACCTCGGGCTCGACGAGGTCGTGTTCCTGCCGGCCGGCCAGCCGTGGCAGAAGGACGACGACGCCACCAGCGCCGAGCACCGCTATCTCATGACCGTGCTCGCCACGGCCGGCAATCCGTCGTTCAGCGTGAGCCGCCTCGAGGTGGATCGTGACGGCCCGACGTACACGGTGCAGACGCTCCGGGAGTTGCGCGCGGCCCTTCCCGAGACCGTGCTGTACTTCGTGACCGGCGCCGACGCGATCCTCAACATCCTGACGTGGAAGGACGCGGACGAATGCCTCGAACTCGCCGTGTTCGTCGCGGCGACGCGTCCCGGGTACGACCTCGCGAAGCTGGAGGCGCAAGGGGTGCGCGAGCAGGTCCAGGTGCTCGACGTGCCGGCGCTCGCGATCTCGTCCACCGACGTGCGCTCCCGTTTCCAGCGGGGCCGTGCGGTCCGGTACCTGATCCCGCGTGAGGTCGAGGAGTTCGTCCGCAAGCACGGCCTCTACGGCACTCCGGGCAACGGCCTGGAGCTCGGAGGGGTGGTGTAG
- a CDS encoding vWA domain-containing protein, with the protein MTVGTVTGDPTGRIDPGQPLVERVLGLTRALRAGGVPASTSDGMDAVRALASVDLADPRRVREALAATLCSSVTHRPLFDTLFDVHFAGTAAPPEVDAPRGAPAFVADLAGRVARGDDVAVAALAREAVGAFGRVQGRHGQEAHYASRVFAEVNLGGLLRRLLDAHGDDEDAFERRLAEDVYVARLRRFREEVEADARRREVARRGADAVARGAVSPLPEDVDLLRLSPGQEAELRRETRALARRIATRLARRRRRAADGRLDARRTLRRAAGTGGVPVAPAFAARRRTRPRLVVLADVSGSMARFARFTLLLCHALSDQFADVRSFAFVDALDEVTDLLAEPDPVAAIASLDASARVVRLDGHSDYGAALEGLATGYPDAVGPRTTLLVLGDARGNYRPSGETRLADLCRRARRAVWLNPEPATQWGTGDSYAARYTRHVDLMAECRTLRQLERLVPRLA; encoded by the coding sequence ATGACGGTCGGCACCGTGACCGGGGACCCCACTGGCCGCATCGATCCCGGCCAGCCCCTGGTGGAGCGCGTGCTCGGGCTCACCCGGGCGCTCCGCGCGGGCGGGGTTCCTGCGAGCACCAGCGACGGCATGGACGCGGTCCGTGCGCTCGCGTCGGTCGATCTGGCCGACCCGCGCCGGGTCCGCGAGGCGCTCGCGGCGACCCTGTGCAGCTCGGTGACCCACCGCCCGCTGTTCGACACGCTCTTCGACGTCCACTTCGCCGGGACCGCCGCCCCGCCCGAGGTCGACGCCCCGCGCGGGGCACCGGCGTTCGTCGCGGACCTCGCCGGCCGGGTCGCTCGCGGCGACGACGTGGCGGTCGCGGCGCTGGCTCGGGAAGCGGTCGGGGCGTTCGGACGTGTGCAGGGCCGTCACGGTCAGGAGGCCCACTACGCGTCGCGGGTGTTCGCGGAGGTCAATCTCGGAGGATTGCTGCGTCGGCTGCTGGATGCCCACGGCGACGACGAGGACGCGTTCGAGCGGCGGCTCGCGGAGGACGTCTACGTCGCGCGCCTGCGGCGATTCCGCGAGGAGGTCGAGGCCGACGCTCGTCGCCGCGAGGTCGCCCGCCGCGGGGCCGACGCCGTCGCACGGGGCGCCGTCTCGCCGCTTCCCGAGGACGTGGACCTCCTTCGGCTGTCGCCCGGCCAGGAGGCGGAGCTGCGGCGCGAAACGAGGGCGCTCGCTCGCCGGATCGCGACGCGCCTCGCCCGGCGTCGACGACGCGCCGCCGACGGGCGGCTGGATGCTCGCCGCACGCTGCGCCGCGCGGCCGGCACCGGCGGAGTGCCCGTCGCGCCGGCCTTCGCGGCGCGGCGGCGGACCCGTCCGCGGCTGGTCGTCCTCGCCGACGTGTCGGGCTCGATGGCCCGGTTCGCGCGCTTCACCCTGCTGCTCTGCCACGCCCTGTCCGACCAGTTCGCGGACGTGCGGAGCTTCGCGTTCGTCGACGCGCTCGACGAGGTCACGGATCTGCTCGCCGAGCCCGACCCCGTGGCCGCGATCGCCTCGCTCGACGCCTCTGCCCGAGTGGTGCGCCTGGACGGTCACAGCGACTACGGCGCGGCCCTCGAAGGGCTCGCCACCGGCTATCCGGACGCGGTCGGCCCGAGGACCACCCTGCTCGTCCTCGGCGACGCCCGCGGCAACTACCGGCCGAGCGGCGAGACCCGCCTCGCCGACCTCTGTCGTCGCGCTCGTCGTGCCGTCTGGTTGAACCCCGAGCCGGCCACCCAGTGGGGCACCGGGGACTCGTACGCCGCCCGCTACACCCGACACGTCGACCTCATGGCCGAGTGCCGGACGCTCCGCCAGCTCGAACGGCTCGTGCCCCGACTCGCATGA
- a CDS encoding AAA family ATPase — MSELAHAPVAEAFTDPAEAAARLEEAGYLADDAASTVAYLADALGKPILAEGPAGVGKTELARAAAIARDARLVRLQCYEGLDEASALYEWDYRKQLLAVQAQPDRDWDDASAHIYGEAFLLERPLLRALRSDEPTVLLIDEVDKVDVDFEALLLEILDDYQVSVPELGTVTARRRPYVVLTSNRTRELSEALKRRCLYLSLDYPDPEREAAIVRARVPDATAALADRLAAVVRSLRELDLRKPPSIAETIDWARTLLAIAEGEADPQRLAATAGVVLKHDDDLEAGVAHLRGQSASRVGDGTPNPRGVAGPRPR; from the coding sequence GTGAGCGAGCTGGCTCACGCGCCGGTCGCCGAGGCCTTCACCGACCCGGCCGAGGCGGCCGCCAGGCTCGAGGAGGCGGGCTACCTCGCCGACGACGCGGCCAGCACCGTGGCCTACCTCGCGGACGCCCTCGGCAAGCCGATCCTCGCGGAGGGGCCGGCCGGGGTGGGCAAGACCGAACTCGCGCGGGCGGCCGCGATCGCCCGCGACGCGCGACTCGTCCGCCTGCAGTGCTACGAAGGGCTCGACGAGGCGAGTGCGCTCTACGAGTGGGACTACCGCAAGCAGCTCCTGGCTGTCCAGGCGCAGCCCGACCGGGACTGGGACGACGCGAGCGCCCACATCTACGGGGAGGCGTTCCTGCTCGAGCGCCCGCTGCTTCGGGCATTGCGATCCGACGAGCCGACCGTCCTGCTCATCGACGAGGTCGACAAGGTCGATGTCGACTTCGAGGCCCTCCTGCTCGAGATCCTCGACGACTACCAGGTGTCCGTGCCGGAGCTGGGCACCGTCACGGCACGGCGCCGACCCTACGTCGTGCTCACGTCGAACCGTACCCGCGAGCTGTCCGAGGCCCTCAAGCGGCGTTGCCTCTACCTGTCGCTGGACTATCCCGACCCCGAACGCGAGGCCGCGATCGTGCGGGCGCGTGTCCCCGACGCGACCGCGGCGCTCGCGGACCGGCTCGCCGCCGTCGTGCGGAGCCTGCGCGAGCTCGACCTGCGCAAGCCGCCGTCGATCGCCGAGACGATCGACTGGGCCCGGACGCTGCTCGCGATCGCCGAGGGCGAGGCCGACCCACAGCGCCTCGCGGCCACCGCCGGGGTCGTGCTCAAGCACGACGACGACCTCGAGGCCGGCGTCGCGCACCTGCGCGGGCAGTCGGCCTCCCGGGTGGGCGACGGGACCCCGAACCCTCGCGGTGTCGCGGGGCCACGCCCGCGATGA
- a CDS encoding glutamate-5-semialdehyde dehydrogenase, with the protein MSAAGTSETLAVCSAAKSSGPAIARATTARKNAALNAMADALDAHQDRVLEANVTDLEQARAEGVSSALQDRLTLTPERLTKAADGLREVVELADPVGEVLRGWRLPNGLEVRQVRVPLGVVAMVYEGRPNVTVDAAGLAIKSGNACVLRGSSSAIHSNTALADLLREALVEQGFPRDVVGLITDTRRESVRELAHARGLVDLLIPRGGAGLIQAVVTDSSVPVIETGVGNCHVYVDSGAELSRARRIVVDAKTDRPSVCNAAETLLVHRDVAEAFLPEAAAALVAAGVELRGDSTAQAIAEMNGATPEDWDTEYLDLVLAVRVVDGLDDAISHIAAHGTSHTEAIVTEDRAAARRFVGEVDAAAVMVNASTRFTDGGEFGFGAEIGISTQRLHARGPMALPELTTSKYLVDGDGQVRG; encoded by the coding sequence GTGTCCGCAGCCGGCACCAGCGAGACCCTCGCCGTCTGCTCGGCCGCCAAGTCGTCCGGGCCCGCGATCGCGCGCGCGACGACGGCTCGCAAGAACGCGGCCCTCAACGCCATGGCCGACGCGCTCGACGCGCACCAGGACCGGGTGCTCGAGGCGAACGTCACCGACCTGGAGCAGGCTCGGGCCGAGGGGGTCTCGTCGGCCCTGCAGGATCGCCTGACCCTGACGCCCGAACGGCTCACCAAGGCCGCCGACGGCCTGCGTGAAGTCGTCGAGCTCGCCGACCCGGTGGGTGAGGTCCTGCGCGGGTGGCGTCTGCCGAACGGCCTCGAGGTGCGTCAGGTCCGGGTGCCGCTCGGTGTCGTCGCCATGGTCTACGAGGGGCGCCCCAACGTGACCGTCGACGCGGCGGGGCTGGCGATCAAGTCGGGCAACGCGTGCGTACTGCGCGGCTCGTCGAGCGCCATCCACTCCAACACCGCCCTCGCCGACCTGCTGCGCGAGGCCCTGGTCGAGCAGGGCTTCCCGCGCGACGTCGTGGGGCTGATCACCGACACCCGTCGCGAGTCCGTGCGCGAGCTCGCCCACGCCCGCGGCCTCGTCGACCTCCTGATCCCGCGCGGCGGTGCCGGGCTCATCCAGGCGGTCGTGACCGACAGCAGCGTCCCCGTCATCGAGACCGGCGTGGGCAACTGCCACGTCTACGTGGACAGCGGCGCCGAGCTGAGCAGGGCACGGCGCATCGTGGTCGACGCCAAGACCGACCGCCCGAGCGTCTGCAACGCTGCCGAGACCCTGCTGGTGCACCGCGACGTGGCGGAGGCCTTCCTCCCCGAGGCCGCCGCCGCGCTCGTCGCCGCCGGGGTCGAGCTACGAGGCGACTCGACGGCCCAGGCCATCGCCGAGATGAACGGTGCGACCCCGGAGGACTGGGACACCGAGTACCTCGACCTCGTGCTCGCCGTGCGCGTGGTCGACGGGCTCGACGACGCGATCAGCCACATCGCGGCGCACGGGACGAGCCACACCGAGGCGATCGTCACCGAGGACCGGGCCGCGGCACGCCGCTTCGTCGGTGAGGTCGACGCGGCCGCGGTCATGGTGAACGCCTCGACCCGCTTCACCGACGGGGGCGAGTTCGGTTTCGGCGCCGAGATCGGCATCTCGACCCAGCGGTTGCACGCCCGCGGCCCGATGGCCCTGCCCGAGCTCACGACCTCGAAGTATCTCGTCGACGGTGACGGGCAGGTGCGCGGGTGA
- the proB gene encoding glutamate 5-kinase, protein MSGVRFSPPTRAVVKVGSSSLRTAEGRLDADLATHLIDAVADLRERGVQVVFVSSGAVAAGLAPLGLRQRPIDLPRLQAAASVGQGLLVHTYQRRLAARGLAGGQVLLTPDDVVERARYLNARGTLETLLGLGAIPLVNENDTIATEELRFGDNDRLAALVASMLGAQLLVLLTDVDGFYEGGEVVPRLTELSSAIARHSRRPGSDVGSGGIASKLEAARIAAFSGAHSVIAHARAENVVHRTVLGEEIGTWCPPSRHRPESRKLWIAFARTPRGRIVVDKGAARALIERGSSLLAVGVEEAEGAFTVGDAVDVVHDGRVLGRGLSGLDRETVERVRGRPTEDLAEAGEPTRAVIHRDSLVVLPHVP, encoded by the coding sequence GTGAGCGGTGTGCGGTTCTCCCCGCCGACCCGTGCGGTCGTGAAGGTCGGCTCGTCGAGTCTGCGGACCGCCGAGGGGCGCCTCGACGCGGATCTCGCCACCCACCTGATCGATGCCGTGGCCGATCTTCGCGAGCGCGGCGTTCAGGTGGTGTTCGTGTCGTCGGGGGCGGTCGCGGCCGGTCTCGCGCCGCTCGGCCTGCGGCAGCGGCCGATCGATCTGCCGCGGCTGCAGGCTGCGGCCAGCGTCGGCCAGGGGCTGCTGGTGCACACGTACCAGCGGCGCCTCGCGGCCCGCGGTCTCGCTGGTGGGCAGGTCCTGCTCACGCCCGACGACGTCGTCGAGCGGGCCCGCTACCTGAACGCGCGGGGCACCCTCGAGACCTTGCTCGGCCTCGGCGCCATCCCGCTGGTCAACGAGAACGACACGATCGCGACCGAGGAGTTGCGCTTCGGCGACAACGACCGCCTCGCCGCGCTTGTGGCGAGCATGCTCGGCGCGCAGCTGCTCGTTCTGCTCACGGATGTGGACGGGTTCTACGAGGGCGGCGAGGTCGTGCCCCGGCTCACCGAGCTGAGTTCTGCGATCGCCCGGCACTCCCGCCGACCCGGGTCCGACGTCGGCAGCGGCGGGATCGCGAGCAAACTCGAGGCGGCCCGGATCGCGGCGTTCAGTGGCGCGCACTCGGTGATCGCGCACGCTCGCGCCGAGAACGTCGTGCATCGGACGGTCTTGGGCGAGGAGATCGGGACCTGGTGCCCGCCGTCCCGGCATCGGCCCGAGAGTCGGAAGCTGTGGATCGCGTTCGCGCGGACCCCGCGGGGCCGCATCGTCGTCGACAAGGGGGCAGCCAGGGCCCTCATCGAGCGCGGCTCGTCCCTGCTCGCCGTGGGGGTCGAGGAGGCCGAGGGAGCGTTCACGGTCGGGGACGCCGTCGACGTGGTCCACGACGGTCGGGTGCTCGGTCGCGGGCTGAGCGGGCTCGATCGCGAGACCGTGGAGCGGGTCCGCGGTCGCCCCACGGAGGACCTCGCCGAGGCGGGCGAGCCGACCCGTGCGGTCATCCACCGCGATTCGCTCGTCGTGCTCCCCCACGTGCCCTGA
- the obgE gene encoding GTPase ObgE, with translation MFVDEVTVHAAGGRGGSGVTSFLRQAYEPKGPPDGGDGGHGGSVRARATENVRSLVDYHHRPHRRAERGRHGQGDRKRGADGEDVVLAVPVGTVVRDRDDGALLGDLVRPGDEVVIARGGRGGRGNAAFRTQRRRSPGFHELGEPAEERSVVLELKLVVDVALVGYPNAGKSSLIARLSAAKPKIADYPFTTLVPNLGVVRTDPVDIVVADVPGLIPGASDGRGLGHDFLRHVERARVLVHVLDCASWEQRDPREDLAALTGELRAYRSELLDRPALVALNKVDADPETAEIVRPDLEEAGWEVLEISAVTGQGTEQLARRMAELVAASPSQEAEVAPEPRPVLRPTSARDDLEVETTKDGFRVVSPRVDRWVAMTDLDNEEAVAHLQQRLARAGVERALVAAGARAGDPVEIGGIEFDFSPELADLPADERAALAAELDGDASLEDPDDPDGDASPDDPDDPGGDASLEEPEEPEEPDYPDVGEELEFGAVTDDGDSGAAGRGRA, from the coding sequence ATGTTCGTCGACGAGGTGACGGTCCACGCTGCCGGAGGGCGCGGTGGCAGCGGCGTCACATCGTTCCTGCGGCAGGCGTACGAGCCGAAGGGTCCTCCTGACGGAGGCGACGGGGGACACGGCGGCTCGGTGCGGGCGCGCGCCACCGAGAACGTTCGTTCGCTCGTGGACTACCACCATCGGCCGCACCGACGTGCGGAACGGGGGCGCCACGGCCAGGGGGACCGCAAGCGCGGCGCCGACGGCGAGGATGTCGTGCTCGCCGTCCCGGTCGGCACCGTGGTGCGGGATCGGGACGACGGGGCGCTGTTGGGCGATCTTGTTCGACCCGGCGACGAGGTCGTGATCGCTCGTGGGGGTCGCGGGGGTCGGGGCAACGCGGCCTTTCGGACCCAGCGTCGGCGCAGTCCGGGCTTTCACGAACTCGGTGAGCCCGCCGAGGAGCGCAGCGTCGTCCTCGAGCTCAAGCTCGTAGTGGACGTCGCGCTCGTCGGCTATCCGAACGCCGGCAAGTCGTCGCTGATCGCCCGCCTGTCCGCCGCGAAGCCGAAGATCGCCGACTACCCCTTCACGACGCTCGTGCCGAACCTCGGGGTGGTGCGCACCGACCCCGTCGACATCGTCGTCGCCGATGTCCCCGGCCTCATCCCGGGCGCCAGCGACGGTCGCGGCCTCGGCCACGACTTCCTGCGCCACGTGGAGCGCGCCCGCGTCCTCGTCCACGTACTCGACTGCGCCAGCTGGGAGCAACGCGATCCGCGCGAGGATCTCGCCGCCCTCACAGGGGAACTGCGGGCGTACCGATCCGAGCTGCTCGACCGACCTGCCCTCGTGGCCCTGAACAAGGTGGACGCCGACCCGGAGACCGCCGAGATCGTGCGTCCCGATCTCGAGGAGGCCGGGTGGGAGGTCCTCGAGATCAGCGCCGTCACGGGACAGGGCACCGAGCAGCTCGCTCGCCGCATGGCCGAGCTCGTCGCCGCGAGCCCGTCCCAGGAGGCCGAGGTGGCCCCCGAGCCCCGGCCCGTGCTGCGGCCCACCTCGGCGCGGGACGATCTCGAGGTCGAGACCACCAAGGACGGCTTCCGCGTCGTCAGCCCGCGCGTGGACCGTTGGGTCGCGATGACCGATCTGGACAACGAGGAGGCCGTGGCTCACCTGCAGCAGCGTCTCGCCCGAGCCGGTGTCGAGCGCGCCCTGGTCGCGGCCGGGGCCCGGGCAGGCGATCCCGTCGAGATCGGCGGCATCGAGTTCGACTTCTCCCCCGAGCTCGCCGATCTGCCCGCCGACGAGCGTGCCGCTCTCGCCGCGGAGCTCGACGGGGACGCCTCTCTCGAGGATCCCGACGATCCCGACGGGGACGCCTCTCCCGACGATCCCGACGATCCCGGCGGGGACGCCTCTCTCGAGGAGCCCGAGGAGCCCGAGGAGCCCGACTATCCCGACGTGGGCGAGGAGCTGGAGTTCGGGGCTGTGACGGACGACGGCGACTCGGGGGCCGCGGGTCGGGGGCGGGCGTGA
- the rpmA gene encoding 50S ribosomal protein L27, which translates to MATKKGGGSTDNGRDSNAKRLGVKRFGGQDVNAGTIIVRQRGTRIHPGRNVGRGRDDTLFALAGGTVSFRDSGKRKFAEVLTE; encoded by the coding sequence ATGGCCACCAAGAAGGGCGGCGGCTCGACCGACAACGGGCGCGATTCGAACGCGAAGCGGCTCGGGGTCAAGCGCTTCGGCGGACAAGACGTGAACGCCGGGACGATCATCGTGCGCCAGCGCGGCACGCGCATCCACCCCGGTCGCAACGTCGGGCGTGGCAGGGACGACACGCTGTTCGCGCTCGCCGGCGGGACCGTGTCCTTCCGCGACTCGGGCAAGCGCAAGTTCGCCGAGGTCCTGACCGAGTAG
- the rplU gene encoding 50S ribosomal protein L21, whose translation MYAVIQTGGKQYRVQEGDTLDVERIDVGPDETVSLTPVMVVGDGGAVAATPDQLRGAEVEATVVEQIKGPKITVQTYRNKTGNRRKLGHRQHITRVRVDRIAG comes from the coding sequence ATGTACGCCGTGATCCAGACCGGTGGCAAGCAGTACCGGGTTCAGGAGGGTGACACCCTCGACGTCGAGCGGATCGACGTGGGCCCCGACGAGACGGTGTCACTCACCCCGGTCATGGTCGTGGGCGATGGGGGCGCGGTCGCCGCGACCCCGGACCAGCTGCGCGGGGCCGAGGTCGAGGCGACGGTGGTGGAGCAGATCAAGGGACCGAAGATCACGGTCCAGACCTACCGCAACAAGACCGGGAACCGGCGCAAGCTGGGCCACCGGCAGCACATCACGCGAGTCCGCGTCGACCGGATCGCCGGCTGA